The following proteins are encoded in a genomic region of Pelodictyon phaeoclathratiforme BU-1:
- a CDS encoding ATP-binding protein, whose amino-acid sequence MERTLRQAQGNWVDGDRFWGRADDIRILTRKIDEGAHISLVAQRRMGKTSLMKELQRRLSDRYICLFIDLQKDSEPADAVVQLSLSIKPYEPLWKRVKSLFANVWGVVSGGIEEVSYGDIALKLRAGLNSGNWMEKGDALFSILAKSDRPVLLMIDEVPLMVNRMLKGDDFVITKERIAEVDRFMSWLRKNSIEHQGKIRIMLSGSIGFEPVLRQARLSSTINNYQPYDLSPWDAETATGCLRALAQQYGIEFLNQAEEAMVRKLGYCIPHHVQLFFAHVLDRCDRQNEMQFSADEVDDLYEHEMLGIRGHAELTHYQERLELFFSKDRLPLVLAILTETAIAGQLTIPVIRELQREYARKEPGSDEEIKEILRVLEHDGYLRKIGEGYRYESNLLKDWWKKAHAEFYVPVNKREK is encoded by the coding sequence ATGGAAAGGACGTTGCGGCAGGCACAGGGAAACTGGGTTGATGGTGATCGGTTTTGGGGAAGAGCGGATGATATCAGGATTCTGACTCGCAAGATTGATGAAGGGGCGCATATCTCCCTTGTTGCTCAGCGGCGCATGGGGAAAACCAGTCTCATGAAGGAGTTGCAGCGGAGGCTTTCTGATCGCTATATCTGCCTGTTCATTGATCTTCAGAAAGATTCTGAACCTGCTGATGCAGTTGTTCAACTCAGTCTTTCGATAAAGCCATATGAGCCTCTCTGGAAGAGGGTAAAAAGTTTGTTTGCCAATGTGTGGGGTGTGGTATCAGGAGGAATTGAAGAAGTCAGTTATGGCGATATCGCTCTTAAATTGAGGGCGGGACTGAACTCGGGAAACTGGATGGAGAAGGGTGATGCACTTTTTTCGATTCTTGCAAAATCTGATCGTCCGGTTCTGCTGATGATCGACGAGGTGCCTCTGATGGTGAACCGAATGCTGAAGGGGGACGATTTCGTCATCACCAAAGAGAGAATAGCAGAAGTCGACAGGTTCATGTCGTGGCTCAGGAAAAACAGTATCGAACATCAGGGAAAGATCAGGATAATGCTTTCGGGTAGTATCGGTTTCGAGCCGGTACTGAGGCAGGCAAGGCTGAGTTCGACGATCAATAATTATCAACCCTACGATCTCAGTCCATGGGATGCTGAAACGGCTACAGGATGTTTACGTGCTCTCGCTCAGCAGTATGGTATAGAATTCCTCAATCAGGCAGAAGAGGCAATGGTCAGAAAGCTCGGTTACTGTATTCCCCACCATGTCCAGTTGTTTTTTGCGCACGTTCTTGATCGTTGTGACAGGCAAAATGAGATGCAGTTTTCTGCTGATGAGGTTGACGATCTTTACGAACATGAGATGCTTGGCATCCGCGGACATGCTGAGCTTACGCATTACCAGGAACGGTTGGAACTTTTTTTCAGTAAGGATAGACTACCTCTCGTGCTGGCCATTTTAACAGAAACAGCAATTGCCGGTCAGTTGACCATCCCTGTAATTCGGGAGCTTCAGCGTGAGTATGCAAGAAAAGAGCCTGGTTCCGATGAAGAGATAAAGGAAATTCTTCGAGTACTTGAGCACGACGGTTATCTCAGGAAGATTGGGGAGGGCTATCGTTACGAATCAAATCTTTTGAAAGACTGGTGGAAAAAGGCGCATGCGGAGTTTTATGTTCCGGTGAACAAGAGGGAGAAATAA
- a CDS encoding tetratricopeptide repeat protein, whose product MVKRFVKYNPAFLESDELIENFVVRQIDFRMITRIIRENTMASNQHMLVIGPRGSGKTTLVRRIALEVERDEELESACYPLIFAEESYNAVSAADFWLEALFHLAEHTGDAQMMRTYQELRRDPDEQRLGERALGQLLDFADKIGKRLLLVVENLDMLLSEFSDKQEAWKLRHTLMNEPRLMLLATATGRFEEIDHPAHAMFELFKIHELKALDDQECNTVWELIAGEKLPGEQIRPVRILTGGNARLIALIARFGAKRSFQQLLDDLIDLIDEHTDYFKSHLDAMASKERKVYLALAELWSLSTAKEVAEVARLDVNTASALLNRLVSRSKVLFEEKGKRTKWYRISEGIYNIYYLMRRRGGPSARVKAAVKFMVSLYDPVSAVRMLIDETGTLQPEQCIDHYAAFEQVVKNISDRQLLQRIGAVTPKSFLESPYLTDTVKNSLRVESVTESKKDINEGVDRKAVIELFKKGCQLVKDKDYETAIQFFDHIIKRYKDRTEVEISSLVVSALFNKGVILHKLARENEAIKTYEELIVTYSNRYEVEIAEWVVSAMFNKVTALWTLNRKDELIHAYEELVIKYRKRTEVEIAEWIAKALFNQGFVLSSLNREDEGIHKYEELVGLYGTRHEAEISERVVRALFNKGVLLLQLERYQEAEPVFMQAIERAPLMWEAYVELVKLFLKMPERLNDALDFARKYVETPGLVEQSIEGAIKLFVELAASGYAKEALGILVDSPAESHLEPLVVALRLYTGEEVRSAVEIQEVAKDVVKRIEHRRSVREKTDEHALASCL is encoded by the coding sequence ATGGTCAAACGTTTTGTGAAATACAACCCTGCTTTTCTTGAAAGTGATGAGCTGATAGAAAATTTTGTTGTCCGGCAGATCGACTTTCGGATGATTACCAGAATCATTCGGGAGAATACCATGGCATCAAATCAGCATATGCTGGTTATTGGGCCACGAGGAAGCGGAAAGACCACTCTGGTTCGTCGGATTGCCCTTGAAGTAGAGCGTGATGAGGAACTGGAGAGTGCGTGTTATCCACTTATATTTGCTGAAGAAAGCTACAATGCTGTTTCCGCTGCTGACTTCTGGCTTGAGGCGCTTTTTCATCTGGCTGAGCATACAGGAGATGCACAAATGATGCGTACCTATCAAGAACTCCGTCGTGACCCTGATGAACAGCGTCTTGGAGAGAGAGCGCTTGGGCAGTTACTTGATTTTGCCGATAAGATCGGCAAGCGCCTTCTTCTTGTGGTAGAAAATCTTGACATGCTGCTTTCAGAGTTTTCAGATAAACAGGAAGCATGGAAACTTCGTCATACATTGATGAACGAACCGCGTTTGATGCTGCTTGCAACAGCAACAGGAAGATTTGAGGAAATCGATCATCCGGCGCACGCCATGTTTGAATTGTTCAAAATTCATGAACTCAAGGCGCTTGACGATCAGGAATGCAATACCGTTTGGGAACTCATAGCCGGAGAGAAGCTTCCGGGAGAGCAGATCAGGCCGGTAAGGATTCTGACAGGGGGAAATGCCCGTCTGATAGCCCTCATTGCGAGGTTTGGGGCCAAACGCTCATTCCAGCAACTCCTTGATGATCTCATAGATTTGATAGATGAGCATACCGATTATTTCAAAAGCCATCTCGACGCTATGGCTTCCAAAGAGCGCAAAGTCTATCTCGCTCTTGCTGAATTATGGAGTCTTTCAACAGCAAAAGAGGTAGCCGAAGTGGCACGGCTTGACGTCAATACTGCCAGTGCGCTTCTTAACAGGCTGGTCAGTCGTAGTAAAGTTTTATTTGAGGAGAAAGGTAAAAGAACAAAATGGTACAGGATATCGGAAGGGATCTACAATATCTATTACCTCATGCGCAGGCGTGGAGGCCCATCAGCAAGGGTCAAAGCCGCAGTCAAGTTCATGGTCAGTCTCTATGATCCTGTTTCAGCAGTCAGGATGTTGATTGACGAGACTGGTACTCTTCAGCCGGAGCAATGCATAGACCATTATGCTGCTTTTGAACAGGTGGTTAAAAATATTTCTGATCGCCAACTTCTACAGAGAATAGGTGCTGTTACGCCGAAAAGTTTTTTGGAGTCACCCTATCTCACTGATACGGTGAAAAATAGCTTGAGAGTTGAAAGCGTAACAGAATCGAAAAAGGATATAAACGAAGGCGTTGATCGTAAAGCGGTAATAGAATTGTTTAAAAAGGGATGTCAATTGGTCAAGGATAAAGATTATGAGACAGCAATTCAGTTTTTTGATCATATCATCAAAAGATATAAAGATCGAACGGAAGTCGAGATTAGCTCATTGGTTGTAAGTGCTCTTTTTAATAAAGGCGTTATACTTCATAAACTGGCGCGTGAGAATGAGGCGATTAAGACGTATGAAGAACTTATTGTAACGTATAGTAATCGTTATGAAGTTGAGATAGCTGAGTGGGTTGTAAGTGCTATGTTCAATAAAGTGACTGCACTTTGGACACTCAATCGCAAGGATGAGCTAATTCATGCGTATGAAGAACTCGTTATAAAGTATAGAAAACGGACTGAAGTCGAGATTGCAGAATGGATTGCAAAAGCCCTGTTTAACCAAGGGTTTGTGCTTAGTAGTTTAAATCGTGAGGATGAAGGGATTCACAAATATGAAGAGCTTGTTGGATTGTATGGAACTCGACATGAAGCCGAGATTTCTGAAAGGGTTGTAAGAGCTCTGTTTAACAAAGGAGTTCTACTTCTACAACTCGAACGATACCAGGAGGCTGAACCTGTTTTTATGCAGGCAATTGAACGGGCTCCCCTTATGTGGGAAGCGTACGTTGAATTAGTAAAATTGTTCTTGAAGATGCCAGAGAGACTGAATGATGCTCTTGATTTTGCAAGAAAGTATGTTGAGACTCCTGGTCTCGTTGAGCAATCAATAGAAGGAGCTATAAAGCTGTTTGTGGAACTTGCCGCATCGGGGTATGCGAAAGAGGCACTTGGCATTCTTGTCGATTCTCCTGCTGAGTCCCATCTTGAACCTTTGGTGGTTGCTTTACGGTTATACACTGGTGAAGAGGTAAGAAGTGCGGTTGAGATACAAGAAGTTGCGAAAGATGTCGTCAAACGGATTGAGCATCGGCGGAGCGTAAGGGAAAAAACGGATGAGCATGCTCTTGCATCCTGCCTCTGA
- a CDS encoding lipid-binding SYLF domain-containing protein produces the protein MMKMMKIVTLAFLFAGLFCSRASAGWDPADSDHARMSVDSFRANAGLSRFFDSAYGYVVFPDVYKGGFIMLGGGHGKGYVYELNNLVGRSTITQLNVGPQLGGQSFSEIIFFKSRGDLDDFKKGNYELNAQVTAIIVTTGMATNTDYSNGVAVFVLPKAGVMAEATVGGQKFSYESY, from the coding sequence ATGATGAAGATGATGAAAATTGTTACTCTTGCGTTTCTGTTCGCAGGACTTTTCTGCTCCAGGGCATCTGCTGGATGGGACCCTGCTGACTCGGATCATGCAAGAATGTCGGTCGACTCTTTCCGGGCAAATGCCGGACTTTCCCGTTTTTTTGACAGTGCCTATGGGTATGTTGTTTTTCCTGATGTTTACAAAGGGGGATTCATCATGTTGGGCGGGGGACATGGAAAAGGATATGTCTATGAACTCAATAATCTTGTTGGGCGCTCAACAATTACCCAGCTTAATGTTGGTCCGCAACTTGGTGGTCAATCTTTTTCGGAAATCATTTTTTTTAAAAGCAGGGGAGATCTTGACGATTTTAAAAAAGGTAACTATGAGCTTAATGCCCAGGTTACAGCCATCATAGTTACGACAGGAATGGCAACCAACACAGATTATTCCAATGGTGTAGCCGTCTTTGTTCTTCCAAAGGCCGGGGTTATGGCTGAAGCTACTGTGGGTGGGCAGAAGTTTTCCTATGAGTCGTATTGA
- the gatB gene encoding Asp-tRNA(Asn)/Glu-tRNA(Gln) amidotransferase subunit GatB, with product MKYELVVGLEVHCQLNTTSKAFCGCSAKFGKSANTNVCPVCLALPGALPVLNRRVVEDAVKLGLATGCSIAPHSVLARKNYFYPDLPKGYQISQFEEPICSEGMVHIDAGEGNREIRLIRIHIEEDAGKSIHDIGEETYIDLNRSGVPLLEIVSYPDLRTSKEASAYLQKVRQIVKYLGISDGNMEEGSLRCDANVSLRPVGETEYGTRTEIKNMNSFKNVEKAIDYEVERHREILEAGGVILQETRLWDADKGETRSMRGKEFAHDYRYFPDPDLVPVLVDQEMIDRIMSELPEFPEERAVRFVDEYAIPAYDAAVLTVEREVADYFEESVRVSGDAKASSNWVMGEVMRVLKESYLDIAEFSILPERLGGLIALIGKGVISTTIAKQVFELMLKSGDAPAEIVEREGLAQVSDSGAIETVVQAILDANPGQLAAYRGGKTKLLGFFVGQCMSQMKGKANPQMVNEVLLRKLEG from the coding sequence ATGAAGTATGAATTAGTGGTGGGCCTTGAGGTGCATTGTCAGCTCAATACCACAAGCAAAGCCTTCTGTGGCTGTTCGGCGAAGTTCGGCAAGTCGGCCAATACCAATGTATGTCCTGTCTGTCTCGCTCTTCCCGGAGCGCTGCCGGTTCTTAACCGTCGTGTTGTTGAAGATGCCGTGAAGCTTGGTCTTGCAACGGGTTGCTCTATAGCGCCCCACTCAGTGCTTGCCCGGAAAAACTATTTTTACCCTGATTTGCCGAAAGGGTACCAGATTTCGCAGTTTGAAGAACCGATATGCAGCGAAGGGATGGTGCACATTGATGCCGGAGAGGGTAATCGGGAGATTCGACTGATCAGGATTCATATTGAGGAGGACGCCGGAAAATCAATTCATGATATCGGTGAGGAGACCTATATCGATCTCAACCGGAGTGGTGTCCCTTTGCTTGAAATTGTAAGTTATCCTGACCTGCGCACTTCGAAAGAGGCGTCAGCTTATCTGCAGAAGGTACGCCAGATCGTCAAATATCTTGGTATCTCGGATGGCAACATGGAGGAGGGAAGTCTTCGCTGTGATGCAAACGTCTCTTTGCGGCCAGTCGGGGAGACGGAGTATGGTACCCGTACTGAGATCAAGAATATGAACTCTTTCAAGAATGTTGAAAAGGCAATCGATTACGAGGTCGAGCGTCATCGTGAGATTCTTGAAGCCGGTGGGGTTATTCTGCAGGAGACCCGTCTCTGGGATGCCGACAAGGGGGAGACCCGTTCCATGCGCGGCAAGGAGTTTGCCCATGATTATCGTTACTTCCCTGATCCTGATCTGGTGCCGGTGCTGGTTGATCAGGAGATGATTGATCGGATCATGAGTGAGCTTCCCGAGTTTCCGGAAGAGAGGGCTGTCCGGTTTGTTGATGAGTATGCCATTCCGGCCTATGATGCAGCCGTGCTGACTGTCGAGCGCGAGGTTGCGGACTATTTCGAGGAGAGCGTCAGGGTTTCTGGCGATGCCAAGGCTTCGTCCAACTGGGTGATGGGTGAGGTGATGCGCGTGCTGAAAGAGAGTTATCTGGATATTGCGGAGTTCTCCATTCTTCCGGAACGGCTTGGAGGGTTGATTGCGCTGATTGGAAAGGGTGTGATCAGTACTACCATCGCCAAGCAGGTTTTTGAGCTGATGCTGAAGAGTGGCGATGCTCCAGCGGAAATTGTTGAACGGGAGGGACTTGCACAGGTTTCTGACAGTGGCGCGATTGAGACGGTTGTGCAGGCAATTCTTGATGCCAACCCCGGTCAGTTGGCCGCCTATCGCGGCGGAAAAACCAAGCTCCTTGGCTTTTTTGTTGGTCAGTGCATGAGCCAGATGAAGGGCAAGGCCAATCCCCAGATGGTTAATGAGGTGCTGTTAAGGAAGCTCGAGGGGTGA
- the xseB gene encoding exodeoxyribonuclease VII small subunit gives MATTHTGKLPIEELISRLEEITRNIENPETGLENTIGMYEEGLAIAENCKKRLLEARKKIEVINPELAKSWPESLRTKDLFDSES, from the coding sequence ATGGCAACAACCCACACCGGAAAACTCCCTATTGAAGAGCTGATCTCACGACTCGAAGAGATCACCCGGAATATCGAAAATCCGGAAACCGGCCTCGAAAACACTATTGGCATGTACGAAGAGGGGCTTGCCATCGCCGAAAACTGTAAAAAAAGGCTGCTGGAAGCCAGAAAAAAAATCGAGGTGATCAACCCTGAACTCGCAAAAAGCTGGCCCGAATCGCTGCGAACCAAAGATCTCTTCGACAGTGAATCCTGA
- the obgE gene encoding GTPase ObgE, with the protein MKFVDSASIFVHAGDGGKGCVSFRREKFVPKGGPDGGDGGRGGHVWLRTNRQLTTLLDFKYKKKYIAVRGVHGQGARKTGRDGADVVIDVPCGTIVRNGETNEIIADLTGEDQEILIARGGKGGRGNQHFATPTRQAPRYAEPGQKGELLMLNMELKLMADVGLVGFPNAGKSTLISVISAAKPKIADYPFTTLVPNLGIVRYEEYKSFVMADIPGIIEGAAEGKGLGLQFLRHIERTKILAILIAADSPDIADEYHTLLGELEKFEKELLDKPRLVVVTKMDIAAEDLEIPTLEEGVRVLSISAVSGQGLKELKDELWREVSGRIRAAEPLDESLG; encoded by the coding sequence GTGAAGTTTGTTGATAGTGCGTCGATTTTTGTTCATGCTGGAGACGGCGGAAAAGGGTGTGTCAGTTTTCGGAGGGAGAAGTTTGTGCCAAAAGGTGGCCCGGATGGTGGAGATGGCGGTCGGGGAGGCCATGTATGGCTGAGAACCAATCGGCAGTTGACCACTCTTCTCGATTTCAAATATAAAAAGAAGTATATCGCTGTTCGCGGTGTGCATGGTCAGGGCGCCCGTAAAACAGGCAGGGATGGGGCCGATGTTGTTATTGATGTCCCCTGCGGTACCATTGTCAGAAATGGTGAAACCAACGAAATTATTGCCGACCTGACTGGCGAGGATCAGGAAATCTTGATTGCGAGAGGTGGCAAAGGGGGGCGGGGAAACCAGCACTTCGCAACACCAACCCGACAGGCGCCCCGATATGCCGAGCCGGGTCAGAAGGGTGAGCTGCTTATGCTCAACATGGAGTTGAAGCTTATGGCTGATGTTGGTCTGGTTGGATTTCCCAATGCGGGCAAGTCAACACTGATTTCGGTGATCAGCGCGGCCAAGCCAAAAATTGCCGATTATCCCTTTACAACACTGGTTCCCAATTTGGGCATTGTGCGCTACGAGGAGTACAAATCGTTTGTGATGGCTGATATTCCGGGAATTATCGAGGGTGCGGCAGAGGGAAAAGGGCTAGGTCTCCAGTTTCTTCGTCATATTGAGCGTACAAAAATACTTGCCATTCTTATTGCGGCTGATTCACCTGATATTGCTGATGAATATCATACCCTTCTTGGGGAGCTTGAAAAATTTGAGAAGGAACTGCTCGATAAACCAAGGTTAGTGGTTGTGACGAAAATGGATATTGCCGCTGAAGATCTTGAAATTCCCACGCTTGAGGAGGGAGTCAGGGTTCTTTCGATTTCAGCCGTATCCGGCCAGGGGCTTAAAGAGCTCAAGGATGAACTCTGGAGAGAGGTTTCGGGTCGTATCAGGGCTGCAGAACCGTTGGATGAGAGTCTCGGCTGA
- a CDS encoding N-acetyltransferase yields MQQAELYVRYARLADASAIAAITAEYARQGIMLERSGDNIVENIRNFFVAEYNGEVIGCCAIAFYTLKLAEIRSLAVFNRYKMRGIGRRLVEKAESVLHEEGVEEVFVLTLSREFFRRLGYSEIKKEYFPQKIWRDCTHCPKLMACDEIAMVKKL; encoded by the coding sequence ATGCAACAAGCTGAACTCTATGTCAGGTATGCGCGTCTGGCTGACGCCTCGGCTATTGCCGCTATCACCGCAGAGTATGCGCGTCAGGGAATCATGCTGGAGCGCTCCGGTGATAATATTGTTGAAAATATTCGTAACTTTTTTGTCGCTGAGTACAATGGCGAAGTGATAGGTTGTTGTGCTATTGCATTCTATACCCTGAAGCTTGCTGAAATACGCTCACTCGCGGTATTTAACCGCTATAAAATGAGGGGTATAGGGCGGAGGCTGGTCGAAAAGGCGGAGTCGGTGTTACATGAAGAGGGGGTTGAGGAGGTTTTTGTTCTGACACTCAGCCGTGAGTTTTTCCGTCGTCTTGGATACAGCGAAATCAAGAAAGAGTATTTTCCTCAAAAAATATGGAGGGATTGTACTCATTGCCCAAAGCTTATGGCCTGCGATGAAATTGCGATGGTGAAAAAATTGTAA
- a CDS encoding HPr family phosphocarrier protein, which translates to MIVQEVIVKNKAGLHTRPAAAVVKLASRFKSDFFIEMQGVEINAKSIIGVMSLAAPKGTRLTLKLDGEDAAEASRQLVEFFEQGFGEV; encoded by the coding sequence GTGATTGTTCAGGAAGTTATCGTTAAAAACAAGGCAGGGCTGCATACCAGACCTGCGGCTGCGGTTGTCAAACTCGCATCCCGTTTCAAATCAGATTTTTTTATTGAGATGCAGGGTGTTGAAATTAATGCGAAGTCCATTATTGGTGTCATGAGTCTTGCGGCTCCGAAGGGTACCCGGTTGACGCTTAAGCTGGATGGCGAGGATGCTGCTGAGGCTTCCCGTCAGTTGGTTGAGTTTTTTGAGCAGGGTTTTGGAGAGGTATAG
- a CDS encoding glycosyltransferase family 4 protein, with the protein MRIAFISPFFPLKGGIARFSGMLRDALQDRGYDVTPVAFRALYPDFLVKGGVEEAQGADLTFFNESRLVLFNPISWFGAIRHLRSLKPDLLLVAYWSGFLAPLFFTIRRLTGIRMVVLLHNLSSHESFLFDPLMQRLLAASADGFLTLSEAVTKTVQRALPEIPLLQLFHPLYEPDGEHSSVQDARQALKLDAHSPVLLFFGYVRHYKGLDTMLRAMPAILQRDPALRLVVAGQFHEDHGIYRKLVAQLGIEGNVDFYPGYVSTERSALFFAAADAVVLPYRSATQSGVVQLAYGHGLPVIVTPAGALPEMVRPGKTGWVAPDCSAEGFAGAVGEFLNRRDKHELEAMRPAIEAFRRHFSWEVFAEQAGHFLEARAVRR; encoded by the coding sequence TTGCGCATTGCCTTCATATCCCCTTTTTTTCCACTGAAGGGAGGAATCGCCCGCTTCAGTGGAATGTTGAGGGATGCCCTTCAAGACCGGGGATATGATGTTACTCCTGTTGCGTTCAGGGCTCTCTACCCCGATTTTTTGGTCAAGGGTGGAGTTGAAGAGGCTCAGGGAGCAGATCTCACCTTTTTTAATGAGTCGCGTCTGGTACTGTTCAACCCCATTTCCTGGTTTGGAGCGATACGACATCTCCGGTCACTGAAACCAGATCTGCTTCTTGTGGCTTACTGGAGCGGATTTCTGGCACCGCTTTTTTTTACGATACGTCGTCTGACCGGTATCAGGATGGTGGTGCTGCTCCATAACCTCTCTTCACATGAATCATTTTTATTCGACCCACTTATGCAGAGGCTGCTGGCTGCTTCCGCCGATGGATTTTTGACCCTTTCGGAGGCTGTTACCAAAACGGTGCAGAGAGCTCTGCCTGAAATCCCTTTGCTGCAGCTTTTTCATCCCCTCTATGAGCCGGATGGGGAGCACTCTTCGGTGCAGGATGCACGTCAGGCGCTCAAGCTCGACGCTCACTCTCCGGTGCTGCTTTTTTTTGGTTATGTGCGCCATTACAAGGGGCTCGACACCATGCTTCGTGCCATGCCAGCGATTCTGCAGCGGGATCCCGCGCTTCGTCTTGTCGTTGCCGGACAGTTTCATGAGGATCATGGTATCTATCGCAAGCTTGTTGCGCAGCTTGGCATCGAAGGAAACGTCGATTTTTACCCCGGTTACGTTTCCACTGAACGCAGTGCCCTCTTTTTTGCTGCGGCAGACGCTGTTGTACTTCCCTATCGCAGTGCAACGCAGTCGGGAGTGGTGCAACTTGCTTATGGCCACGGTTTGCCCGTGATCGTCACACCGGCAGGCGCCCTTCCCGAGATGGTTCGCCCTGGTAAAACAGGCTGGGTTGCCCCTGACTGTTCGGCTGAGGGGTTTGCCGGGGCAGTCGGTGAGTTTCTCAATCGTCGTGACAAGCATGAGCTTGAGGCGATGCGCCCGGCTATAGAAGCTTTCCGGCGTCACTTTTCCTGGGAGGTTTTTGCAGAACAGGCCGGGCATTTTCTTGAAGCAAGAGCTGTACGGAGGTGA
- a CDS encoding glycosyltransferase family 2 protein — MTSPLSCIVVLNWNGAKDTLACLDSLAALISPSCRVLVVDNGSTDGSPEKIRERFPAVELLLLPVNIGYAGGNNAGFRRVMELKAEFVIFLNNDTLVESSFYTPLIDTLQCNPGAGIAVPKIYYSDRPERLWYAGGVVNLSTGLIRHVGLRKKDAPDFDRPALTGYATGCCFAMRCRDFDSVGGFDETFGMYAEDVDLSLRVRARGMSINYVPSSRVWHKVSASLSGRPLRKLLKKSIGALHLFRKHRAWSGMVLYLLLLPLRLAGSFGEELREKKSTT; from the coding sequence ATGACCTCTCCGTTGAGCTGCATCGTGGTGCTGAACTGGAACGGCGCAAAGGATACGCTTGCCTGTCTGGATTCGCTTGCGGCACTGATCTCACCATCCTGCAGGGTGCTTGTTGTCGATAATGGATCGACTGATGGCTCTCCGGAAAAGATACGGGAGCGCTTTCCGGCTGTTGAGCTTCTTCTCCTGCCGGTCAATATCGGCTATGCTGGGGGCAACAATGCCGGATTCAGAAGGGTTATGGAGCTGAAGGCTGAATTCGTGATCTTTCTGAACAACGATACTCTTGTGGAGAGCAGTTTTTATACTCCATTGATCGATACCCTGCAGTGCAACCCTGGGGCAGGAATAGCCGTACCGAAAATTTATTATTCGGATCGTCCGGAGAGGCTCTGGTACGCCGGTGGTGTTGTCAACCTTTCGACCGGCCTTATCCGCCATGTCGGGTTGCGGAAAAAAGATGCTCCCGATTTTGATCGTCCGGCTCTTACCGGTTACGCTACAGGCTGCTGTTTCGCAATGCGTTGTCGTGATTTCGATAGTGTTGGCGGGTTTGATGAAACGTTCGGGATGTATGCCGAGGATGTCGATCTCTCCCTGCGGGTTCGCGCTCGGGGTATGAGTATCAATTATGTGCCCTCCTCAAGGGTCTGGCACAAGGTTTCGGCGTCGCTTTCCGGCAGACCGCTGCGGAAACTGCTCAAGAAAAGTATCGGGGCACTTCATCTTTTCAGAAAGCACCGGGCATGGAGCGGTATGGTGCTCTATCTGCTTCTGCTTCCCCTGCGTCTTGCCGGCAGTTTTGGTGAAGAGTTGAGGGAAAAAAAGTCCACAACATAA
- a CDS encoding methyltransferase domain-containing protein → MMQNKYRTVIDRAYLDEQGHLLRWQRTLEFLRGSSLSGASLVSGLDLGDRTPFTASLEQHFECPFENTTVDLDLEPLSGSFGVVTAFEVLEHLYNPLHALLEVKGLLAGEHACLFVSMPLWKPSILASSDHFHEMTRSEALSLFTRAGFTVLRSAEFRIRHPLFYLTGVKPLLRAWYEKVQIYELVIQ, encoded by the coding sequence ATGATGCAGAACAAGTACAGAACCGTTATTGACAGAGCCTATCTTGACGAACAGGGTCACCTGCTCCGATGGCAAAGAACACTCGAATTTCTGAGAGGCTCCTCACTCTCCGGTGCGTCACTTGTCAGCGGGCTCGATCTGGGTGATCGAACCCCGTTTACGGCTTCGCTGGAGCAGCATTTTGAATGTCCGTTCGAGAACACAACAGTCGATCTCGACCTTGAGCCACTTTCGGGCTCCTTCGGGGTTGTGACCGCTTTTGAGGTGCTTGAGCATCTCTACAATCCGCTTCATGCGCTGCTTGAAGTCAAAGGGCTTCTGGCTGGTGAGCATGCCTGCCTCTTTGTCTCCATGCCGCTTTGGAAACCCTCCATCCTTGCAAGTTCCGACCATTTTCATGAGATGACGCGCTCTGAAGCGCTCTCGCTGTTCACACGTGCCGGGTTTACCGTTCTCCGAAGTGCGGAGTTTCGTATCCGTCACCCGTTGTTTTATCTTACGGGAGTGAAGCCGCTGCTGCGGGCATGGTATGAAAAAGTGCAGATCTATGAACTTGTCATCCAATAG